From one Lolium rigidum isolate FL_2022 chromosome 4, APGP_CSIRO_Lrig_0.1, whole genome shotgun sequence genomic stretch:
- the LOC124649777 gene encoding calcineurin B-like protein 4: MGCASSSVAASPSSRSARAPGYEEPVVLASQTCFTVNEVEALYELYKKLSFSKVGDGLIHKEEFQLALFRTSKGANLFADRVFDLFDLKRNGVIEFGEFVRSLSTFHPKAPESDKRAFAFKLYDLRGTGYIEKEELREMVLAILDESDLFLSDNAVDAIVDNTFSQADSNGDGRIDPIEWEEFVKKHPASLRNMSLPYLQDITMVFPNFAVR, from the exons ATGGGCTGCGCTTCGTCTTCGGTGGCGGCGTCGCCGTCGAGTCGGTCCGCTCGTGCGCCCGGCTACGAGGAGCCCGTCGTCCTCGCCTCCCAGACCTGCT TCACGGTGAACGAGGTGGAGGCGCTGTACGAGCTCTACAAGAAGCTCAGCTTCTCCAAAGTCGGAGACGGCCTCATCCACAAG GAAGAATTCCAGCTTGCCTTGTTCAGGACCAGCAAAGGAGCGAATCTCTTCGCGGATAGGGTGTTCGATCTCTTTGACCTGAAGCGGAACGGTGTCATCGAGTTCGGGGAGTTCGTGCGGTCGCTCAGCACGTTCCACCCAAAAGCGCCTGAATCGGACAAGAGAGCGT ttGCATTCAAATTGTACGATTTGAGGGGGACGGGCTACATCGAGAAAGAAGAG CTTAGGGAGATGGTCCTGGCGATTCTGGATGAGTCGGACCTATTCCTTTCGGATAATGCTGTCGACGCAATTGTCGATAAT ACATTCAGTCAAGCAGACTCCAATGGCGATGGCAGGATAGACCCCATAGAATGGGAGGAGTTTGTGAAGAAGCACCCAGCATCGCTGCGGAACATGTCGCTTCCATATCTCCA GGACATAACCATGGTGTTTCCGAACTTTGCAGTGCGGTAG
- the LOC124649778 gene encoding calcineurin B-like protein 4, whose product MGGVSSSSSSSKRRPKVKRAPGYEDPAVLAAQTSFTVNEVEALYELYKTLSFSAIKDGLIHKEQFRLALFRNSRGSNLFADRVFDMFDLKRNGVIEFGEFVRSLSTFHPKASESEKTKFAFKLYDLRGTGYIEKEELKEMVLALLGESDLSLSDTAVKEIVDNTFNQADSNGDGRIDPQEWEEFVKKNPASLRNMSLPYLQDITTAFPSFVMHSEVED is encoded by the exons ATGGGCGGCgtgtcgtcgtcgtcttcatcgtcgaagAGGCGGCCCAAGGTCAAGCGCGCGCCGGGGTACGAGGACCCCGCCGTGCTCGCCGCCCAGACCTCAT TCACGGTGAACGAGGTGGAGGCGCTGTACGAGCTCTACAAGACGCTCAGCTTCTCCGCCATCAAGGATGGCCTCATCCACAAG GAGCAGTTCCGGCTCGCCTTGTTCAGGAACAGCAGAGGATCAAATCTCTTCGCGGACAGG GTGTTCGATATGTTTGATCTCAAGCGAAACGGGGTGATCGAGTTCGGGGAGTTCGTGCGATCGCTCAGCACATTCCACCCAAAAGCATCGGAATCAGAGAAGACTAAGT TTGCATTCAAGTTATATGATTTAAGAGGCACAGGTTACATCGAGAAGGAAGAG CTCAAGGAGATGGTCTTGGCGCTTCTGGGTGAGTCGGACCTATCTCTTTCAGACACCGCTGTGAAGGAGATCGTTGACAAT ACATTCAATCAAGCCGACTCGAATGGCGATGGTAGGATAGACCCACAGGAGTGGGAGGAGTTTGTCAAGAAGAACCCAGCGTCACTGAGGAACATGTCGCTCCCGTATCTCCA GGACATTACCACAGCATTTCCGAGCTTTGTAATGCATTCAGAAGTCGAAGATTAG